In the genome of Odontesthes bonariensis isolate fOdoBon6 chromosome 20, fOdoBon6.hap1, whole genome shotgun sequence, the window GATTCGACGCGATGCAGTGCTGCACATGCTCTACTTTACTTTTCCAGTAAACCGGGTTAGTGAGCATTTATGTGCCTGCTGTATGTTCCACGTTCTGCTCACCTTGTAGgccttgttaaaaaaaattaaacacagaTTTAGAAATAGGAAATGGGCGGCGACATTTCATCGATGGGAAAAAAAGCTAAGTGGGAGATTGTGGAAACGCTTGTtcctttatattattttacgttttttttttgcttcagatGCCAAGCAAGATTGTCTTTAAATGCctttttaaatgtgaaaaaataCCGAAAGGAGCATAGTTCTAGCACTTTATTGATCACGAGTATTACACTTTTTCCCAAGATGTCCTAGTACAATACTGCTGATAATCATTACAAAATccttctgctgctgttaaaatcaTTTCAACACTACGTGATATTTTGGTTTCTATGTTTTTTGCACTTTATAGCATACATGTGCAACTTTGTTCATCTCTCTGCATTCCAACAACACCTGGTGTCACTGCAGAAAGATGACACAGAGACAAGAAAAAAGGTGATGTTTCTCTGAGAAGCATGAAATAAAGTTCAAGTTTTTCTTTAAGATGTGCAACTTTATTCTGTCTGTTTCAACTTACATGTGTGtttctacaaaaaaaagaaaaaaacccaacaacaacaaaaaagttttCAACTAAACCGAATGAAACCTGAGATTAGACAGAATGGGTCAGATAAGTTATTACTGACTACTTGGTAAAGCTTCTACACATTAATGTCGGAAGGTCACAGCATTTTCAATTTCAGTGAATCAACTGATCTGAGTAGAAAAGCTCTACAGGCACTTTATCACGAGGAAAAGTATGTTGTATTTCCACAGGATAACACAGACCAATTCTCCTGAAAATTGTAATCGATGAAAACTGCAGTAGGAACTACATGGCTTTCTAAAATACTACACCTTCAAGCCCATAGCCCAGTTCTGAAGGAGCTGAATTTAAGAATCCAAAAGTAAACAAAGCTTGGAGAGCTATCTAAGTGCAGTCAACTTATATTGCTTATATATTGCCAGATATAATGTAACGGATGAaattaaagccaaacttaaGAACTGAACAGAGAATGAAATGTTCCCTGCTGTTTTTAAAGGCTCAGATACAGTACGTTGCCATATTATTGCTTCTATTCCAACTGGTTTCAGCTCAATCATAAatattagagaaaaaaaagaaaaacgcatAGCGTTAGACTCCCCGCCACCATCAGAGAATCAAGGGGATGATGGCCATCCGGATACTAGGATAGTCTTTGAACTCTCTGATGTAGGCTTTATGCTTTCCTGTAGCCCAGATGGTCATCTGAACGAACCCCAGCAATGTGTACACCACCactgcaggaaaaaaacaaaacgacaCACAATGACAGATGCCTGTATATAGAGGACATGATCAGCTGGTTGAGAGTATGATGTCACATTATGCATTCATGTAGATACCTGGCAGACACTGGGTCATGATGGAAAAGCTCACCCAAGCTCCAACCTACAGGATGTTTGTCAAGTGCGTAGGCAAACAGAGGTAAATgcacattttcattttccttGCTTGTTAACATAAGAAATTGCAATGAATGTTACCTCGTATGTGTAATTCGGACAggatacaaagaaaaaaagccacGTGAAAGGGTTTTTAGTTGGCACGGGAAACCTTTTGCCTCTGGATCCTGAAGTATTtcgagaaaaagaaaaaagtttctgtttgtttatcatGCAAATATTACCCGTGCAGTGCTTCTTTCGTTGAGCAATGAACAAAAACAGTAGACTTAGACAATTTACCATCATGTTTTTGGGTAGATAAAtcaacaaaacaaatgcaacGAGTGTCAATGATTTACAGACAAGTGAACGGCTTTAGCAAATATTATTCCATTATCGTCAAtgtaaggagagaaaaaaaaaaattcaactcaCCATCTCCTCTGAGAGTACTCAGACTCAAGTGAATGGAGAAGTTACCCATTTCACACATCTAAAGCAGAATTGATCAAATCAGGAGTCTGAGTTTATGTCGGTCCAGTGTGAGTATCAGTATACATACCGCAAATATAACTAGTGCATAGTTGACTTGCAGCTCTCCATATGCTGTGAAGAGAAATGGTCTGGCATTGATATGCTGCGAAAagtatagaaagaaaaaaaaaatatctgtttGTGTGGTGTGAGAGAGATGTATCATGTTTTTCTATATTAATGGGGTCGAGGGACTGACAGGCCGCTACACTTGTGGGGCGACAGCGTTGTATAGACCAAAACGGGGGGCCCATATGTTTAAAGTATTTTCTGAGAGTTTGGAAGTGGCATGGTTAACATTACAACTAGGTAGAAGATGGAGTTAGGAGTTCACCGGTGTTGGTCAGGGTTTGGCCAGAAACATTTGCTTTTAACGAGAAATGCAGTTGTTTGATGTCCTTATGATAACTACCTCATGTGTTTCCTGTTTATTGAGAGCGGCGGTTGTTCATGAAATGAATATTTTTTGGAATGTGAGATGCAATTCGCAAGTGACCAGTAGGGGCAGTGTAGAAGCAAATCTGATCGGATGTTTGATCGTCCTGATCGAGGGTCTTTAAACGGCAAGAAAGATACCATCACTGTAACCTTTCCAGTGGTGATCTTAATATTACGCAAATACTAACATCTCTATTGTTGTTATGTTCATTGATTAAACCCTGCAACTCCAGGTGCTCTGTGTAGTCCAAATTATCTGCTGTGCCCCACAGTGGCATAGTACATAGGCAAGTGTGTGAACAGTTAGTCTGAGTCAGCTGCTGGTGTTAGTGTGTGAGTAAAAGCAGGTACATTTCAGGCCTTACGGTAAGGGACTTGGGAATGGATTAAGTTAACCATGGGACCCCACAAAGCATTAAAACAAGAAAGTgagtgtatgtgttttttttttaattcaacttACATGGAGGTGTATACAGAGGGTGGTTGATATAATAGGCTAACCATGCCGAGAAACTCCAGTAATAAACACAATTCTGAAACAAGAAGCAGACAACACTGCTACTGCAGTTGAAGAAACACGTTGCAATTAACTAGGGACACTGAATACTAATAAGCAATAATCTGTCTTCAATTAGATTTCTCAGTCCTTAATGTTTCCTTACTGCATCTTTCTTTGATCATCATAAATAATGTTTGTCCCATCACAGATCCATCTATGCATATTGTAATTAACAGTGGCATTTCCGATTATATGATTTATGCTGTAGACTTGTCCCTATAAATAACAAAATACTTCAAAACAGCTACAGCGGGAGAAAGCAAAAGAGGTAACACATTGTAAAATATCCTCTTTTCTAGACGAAGTTATGCTCCCTCACCTTGACTATTGTCCTGAGAGGCATGGTTCCGTGGGAGAAACGATGCACAAAGATAGTTTCTATCAGCCTCTTTATGTAGTGGCAGGTATGACAGACACAGGCCAGTCTGAAAGAGGAGAGGGAATGAAATGGGAGATATAATTGGACTGTTCTTGAGCCTCTGCATGTACTGTCCATCTcttcaaaatattttttcatCCACGATCGGACAGTCAAACCGTGTCGGCGCAGCAACACATCCTTTATTTAACAAAGAAAGCTGCAGATAAAAAAAGAACCCTTTCTGTAGAAGCTTAAGATGTCTTAGTCCTAAACTGACATGGATGCAGTTTTAACATTCAAGGAACTGAACATGAATGAGTGAACAAAAGGGACTTGCAAAACCATCAGCCACCAGCAGCTTAAAAGGTAGATTTTTCAACGAACAATTACGTTTTGAGGTTGGTGCTCTGACATGAGGTCATGCAGTAACTTTTCCTGATTTCATTTGAGTGACAGACGTCCTGCTAAATATACATAATTTAATTTGTAGTGAGACATTACTCCAGCAAAAAACGTTATTCAGCCAGACAACAAATCAATCGCGTGCTCAATAAGCTTGTTAAACATTGAATACTTCGTAGGCAATTAACAGCTTAAAAGCCTGTCGTGAGCTTGTAGCCTGTCATAACTTGTGCTACGGTCGACATTTCATTTTCTACTTACGTGACAACAGGATGGGGACTGGAAGTAAAGGCAAATCTGTGAGAGTAAATGTACGGTACTCGGAAATAAAACAGGAGGTAGGTGAAAAGGGGCCCAATATACTCTGcaaaaaacacctgaaaataaaatacacagaTTAGATCAGTTTATTATAATTACCCGACAATCGTTTGACTCTATTGCAGAATCGGTGAATGAGCAATCATAAAGCTtggtcttctcaccgtagtccAACCTAACTGCGGACCAAGATCTGTGAAATACATGGTGGCAGTGGTCCCCACGGGTAGATTCTGCAAGACTTCATCATCCCTGAGGGATTTTCCTTCTGAGAAAGAAgataaaaactacattttatGCACACAAATTCACTGTCACTTAAGATTGCACAATTCAACTAACCAGGAGCGAATGCTGTGAAGTTATGAAATGGCAGTGCTGGCAAAAATATTCAGTGTTGTCAGTTAAGTGCATATGACCTTTATAAACGCCGattcttaaaaaacaaataaacaaagttGTAAAGCTTTCtaaaatgatttgcaaatctgaTAAATCAATCTTTTATGAGCATAGAAAACTAATGAAATGTTGACAGTGAGGCaatttactatttcatgaaaaatatcttctcatcttgaatttgatggcagcaacatgtctataaaaaaaaaaaaagaaacaagttgGGATGGGGGCAATATAAGGTTGGGAAGAGAAGAAACAGCTGAGGAAaccaagaaacaaacaaaaaaactggcaACAGTTCAGAAACATGTCTGGGACTGTTCTGGACCGTCCTAGGCTTCTGTGTtgcattttgtgtttcatgacATGTCAAATATTTTGACTTCAATAAAGCCTCCGACGGAAACAGTCATATAGGTAATTCGTTCATACCCTTCAATTAGACTCATACGTATGTCCTGTTACATGCGACAGAAGGGAAAAACTCATGAGTGTCTCCACATCAGactttcttttaataagcctTTCTAGTCTAGCGGACCGCTCAAAGTCCTTTTCCATCACAAGCCAAATTAGTTGTTTCATACACACAAAGCGCTTCCCAGACTACACCATGTTATAGTTTTTGTGTTGTGCTTTTTCCTCTATCACTTTCATTCACAGTGATGGTTATATCAGAAGCAACATGGGGTTTAATGTCTTGCACAAGGAGACTTGGGACACACTGTAGTCTGGGGAAACCAGGGATTGAACCATTGACCTTCCAAGTGTCAGAgagctgctcttcctcctgagctaccgGTGGTGGACTCAGGAGATGGTATTTGGTGGCAGCTACAGCTACAGCTGCCACCAAAGTCctaaaaaggaggaaatatgCGAGCTGGATGGCACAGATGAGCTTTCTTACTTTGGCCTTTGTATGACATGAGATCGAAAAGAAAATACGGCTAAACGtactaaaacactttttttcataaCCTGGTTGGCTTTAGGCAGCGCCGTAATTGGTTCTGGTTTAACAATGCGACTGTTGTGGACAACAATTTATCCTACGTATGCAGAAGCTCTCAGAACCCGTAGAAGTCGCATATTCTCTGAATGTAATTACTGGTAGTGTCTGCTTGCATGTAGAAATTCCACACGGGCTCGTTTGGGGGAGGAGGACAGCCACATACAATTGAtaaaaggtctggactgcaggcgggCCAGTCCAGCATCTGGACTCTTCGTTGTAATGGACTCAGTGTGCAGTTTAGTGTTGTTGTGCATAggtatgcaaggccttccctggaAAAGTCATTGACTTGAAGTGTAtgctgctctaaaacctgtctAAAACTTTCAGCCCCAATAATGATTTACCAGATGCGCCAGGTGCCAGTTCGATAGACTCTAATGTATCCCCATATCAtcagctttaacctgcatctgtGTATGAtgatgaactgtgttcacagataaTCATTTCTGGAGAACACACAGAGATTTCTATGCGTGTTCTCAATGCAATACTGATCTTCAGCCCAGTCCCATACTGATCTTCAGCCATGTCCCTTCAACACGCAGATGTCTCCCGTTtttactgtagatgatggaatactTAAAGTCTTTGCATCCATGTCGCAGAACCTTATTCTTAAATTGCTCTACAATATTTACACTTCTTTGTTGCAATTACTGAAGCTCAGTCCATCTTTAATTCTTGTTTTATAGGGTTCCCTTTTTTATACCCAACCACATCACTGACCCGTTGCTAGTTAACCCAATGAGATGCAACAGTTTTTTCATTAAAGAAACACTGTTTTTTCTCATGTCAACTACTCTTTCCCCttgttattttatttcctaTGAACTGCCTTAACAACTGAACTTTTTCTTAATGCCACTTTTTTCAAGCCTTTAGTTGCTCCTGTCACAACACTTTTTGAGACGTGCAAATTCGTTATCAGTCATCAAATTCATGCTTATAAATGGTCTCACTTTCAGCATTTgataagttttatgttttattgagACTGTGAAATTAGCAGATTACTGCTCTCTGTTTTTTCTATTCATTTCACACAGtgctccaacttttttttttaaaatttggtTTGCAATAAGCCTTGAGTTTTAAGTGATGGTTCAGGTCATCGGTACACACTCTCTCTACCTGGAAATGTATTTTTGGACACATCCACAGATAATATGCTGCAGTAATTAGGTGGTATTTTTAGTATGTCCTTGGAAGTAAATGACCCAAATAGCTTCTGTCCAAACGTCATCAGTGTACCTTTTAGGAACAAGGTAGGGCTCATTGTCCTGCTTACTCTAAAGTGAATGAGATAGTAATGTGCATTAAATAGTCCATCTTTGATGTTGAAGAGAAAGTTGAAATGAACAATAGATTGCTTAAATATTGTGGCTTTATGAAGTAACGGGGTACCTTTTATGGCTGTCACTCACCTCTCAATTGAAAGTCAGTGCAAATACTATTTTAAAAATTGTGAGTTCCCCTTTATAATACCAGTGATATCATTTTCCATCAATATTAGGCTTGTAACCCAGACTGAAGTACTCTTTTAGTCAGTTATGATGATGATATTTACATCCATGCATCTTTGCAATGATTATATGCATTGGAATCCTATTGTTTATCACCTTCAAACCATTACAGACGGCTGCAAATTGCGTCTGTGTTGGATGACCTGCTCCTAACTTACATCCTTTCAAAAATAAAGAGAAGTTACTGTCTTTCTTCCAAAGAACTATTacttttgagtgccttggaTGTCAAATAAtatacgcccccctctgccttGAATAAACTACAAAACCTCCTAAATCTTTCACTAAATGAATTCAAGCTAATTTTAAACACATTAGAGGCAGATGTGTAAATGATGAACGGTAAATGGTATGTACTGATATAGTCTAGTGAACCACTCAAAAAGCTTTTACACTACAAGTTAAATGTAtctattcacacacactcacacagcatgTCCCAGTCTATGGAATGTTACAGGCTAcatggtgcttttttttctctgtcacacACTGTGACACAACGAAGGACGCATTTGAAGCAATGTAGGGCTCAGTGACACTTTGATAGGTGGCCAATCTTTAGCTTGGCAGACAAACGTGTCTAAGTGTAGTTATTTATACTGATCATTTTGCTCGTCCCTCTGCCTTTATTGATCATTGCTCTGTTTGGCCTGCCACGACTGTGGTTATTGAATATTCTGTTCTGGTTTGTCAAGCTCATAATGTTTTAGTATTGTTTTAGAGCTCCTTTTACAAGATATTCACATGTTGTGATATTCACATGCACACATTATGTTGCGCGCAGTGTGGGTGTGTTGTCTTTCCTGCCAACCTGAGCTGCTGCCTGTCTTGACCAAGTCAAGATTAACAGTGAATCATTAACATTAAATCAAACCAGCTTTTATGTGTAGGCCGCTGATAGATTATGTCTACACAGGCTAACATAAATGAGCTCATTACACTGTACTTCAAAATAGCTTTTAGTAAAGCAACTATTTCTCTTTTACCACATAAACACAATGGTATAAAGGATGAGTATATTTAAAGAAAATGCTTCCATTTAGAAGGACAAATTACGCAAGACGGACATTGCTGGAAATGGACAGACGCATGGGTATCAATGGTTACTCCTGTATTCAGTCCAGTAAAAGACAATATGTTGTATCAATACACAGTCAGACATCTGATCAAGTTGTTGGACTCGGAAGGTGTGGAGCTCAGTGCAATAGTATATGGATTCTTATGGTAAGTTGAGGCCATACGGCGTTTCTATTGATGGTTGCATTCATGGTTTTAGTTGCTCCGTTGTGTGGATGGTAGCCATCAGTTACACTACTTTTTTCCGTCTCGTCTCAGTTCTGTTCACTTCCTCACTtgtttcctcagtctctcttcagtccggtcatcagctccactcccttcacctgtgttttttccctcagctgtcttcactcaccaatcaccctcctctgtaTTTAAGCTCCTGGTTTCATTCAcgctttgccagatcctcaccatcTTGTGCTGTTTCTAGGTTCGGTTCGGTTCGGTTCGGTTCGgttcggttctgttctgttctgttctgttctgttctgtcctgtcctgtcctgtcctgtcctgtcctgtcctgtcctgtcctgtcctgtcctgtcctgtcctgtcctgtcctgtcctgttctgtcctgtcctgtctcattttgattttgttttcccTGTTTTAGTTTGGTGTATTTcaggctttgccgcgcctttgtttaaagataaataatttcttttcatttttgccTCCTGGCTCTCGGTCTGTGTCTGCACCTGCGTCCTCCTTCCTGGCCTCCTCCTACACGTGACAGCACATATGTTGACAGCTGCCATGCAGTCACCCTCCAAACTTAATTTGATAGATCAGTGATTTTTATTGATGTAAAAATTTTACTCCTCAAATCATTTCTTTCTCCCGATATGATGTAGTTGTATGATATAGatattttatcatgttttacaGTCAAAGAGTTCAACTGTAACTTGACTAATACTCAAGGTCAAAGCTAATGTATTCAATACTTCAATGAAAATCCTTTGTAGTCAGTTTCTTTGAAGTCTTTGACACATGACACACAGTTGCCAGCGATGCAGCCTCCCTTAGCTGCTGCTTGTTGGGGAGTTGCTCTGCTTCTAGTTTGGTCTCCATCAAAGTGGAGTGCAACTAAATCGGACTAAGAATCAGATGATTTACTCAGACAGTTAAAGATATTCCAGTTCTTTACCCTAACAAGCCTTTCAGTTGTTCAAGGTTGCTG includes:
- the tecrl2a gene encoding very-long-chain enoyl-CoA reductase gives rise to the protein MSRTTFFEVVLCFLQVEVLDANTREQLCFLDKVEPHSTIGDIKNLFNKSYPHWYPARQALRLDPKGKSLRDDEVLQNLPVGTTATMYFTDLGPQLGWTTVFFAEYIGPLFTYLLFYFRVPYIYSHRFAFTSSPHPVVTLACVCHTCHYIKRLIETIFVHRFSHGTMPLRTIVKNCVYYWSFSAWLAYYINHPLYTPPSYGELQVNYALVIFAMCEMGNFSIHLSLSTLRGDGSRGKRFPVPTKNPFTWLFFFVSCPNYTYEVGAWVSFSIMTQCLPVVVYTLLGFVQMTIWATGKHKAYIREFKDYPSIRMAIIPLIL